Proteins co-encoded in one Malus domestica chromosome 09, GDT2T_hap1 genomic window:
- the LOC103443804 gene encoding sulfite exporter TauE/SafE family protein 3-like: protein MADEVGFRFRDLRWAAIVVTGVLVLASIAASAQETLQQDDSATQHYLNRMLNFLWQRGRLGYEHVWPEMKFDWRIVVGTIIGFIGAAFGTVGGVGGGGIFVPMLTLIIGFDEKSSTAISNCMITGGAAATVFYNLRLRHPTLDLPIIDYDLALLVQPMLMLGISIGVSFNVIFANWMITVLLMIFFIGTSTKAFLKGVETWKKETILIKEVARLMQSNGSSSDDEVEYRPLASGLSSVLATKESKRIEVSIMENVYWKELLLLVAVWVIILALQIAKNYTTTCSAEYWVLNLLQIPVALGVSTYEAVNLYKGHRVIESMEESGTDWKVRQLFLYCGGGITAGIVGGLLGLGGGFILGPLFLELGLPPQVSSATATFAMTFSASMSVVEYYLLKRFPVPYALYFALVASLSALVGQHVVRKVISVLGRASIIVFILASTIFVSAISLGGVGIASMVEKIENKEYMGFENICTYDA from the exons ATGGCTGATGAAGTTGGATTTCGGTTTCGGGATCTAAGGTGGGCAGCAATTGTTGTGACTGGTGTTCTTGTTCTAGCTTCAATAGCTGCTTCAGCACAAGAAACTCTGCAGCAAGATGATTCCGCGACGCAACATTACTTGAACAGAATGTTAAACTTTCTGTGGCAAAGGGGTCGATTGGGGTATGAGCACGTTTGGCCT GAAATGAAATTCGACTGGAGAATTGTGGTAGGCACTATAATTGGATTCATTGGGGCTGCATTTGGGACCGTTGGAGGTGTTGGTGGGGGAGGCATTTTCGTTCCAATGCTCACTTTGATCATCGGATTTGATGAGAAATCATCAACGGCAATATCCAACT GTATGATCACAGGCGGAGCAGCTGCAACTGTTTTCTACAATTTGAGGCTAAGGCATCCTACACTTGACCTTCCAATCATCGACTATGACCTGGCACTTCTTGTCCAGCCAATGCTGATGCTTGGGATCAGTATTGGAGTATCTTTCAATGTGATATTTGCTAACTGGATGATCACAGTGTTGCTAATGATCTTTTTCATAG GCACATCAACTAAGGCATTCTTGAAGGGAGTCGAAACATGGAAAAAAGAAACTATATTAATAAAG gaggTTGCCAGACTAATGCAGTCAAATG GTAGTTCTAGTGACGATGAAGTTGAATACAGACCTCTAGCTAGTGGCCTAAGCAGTGTATTAGCCACCAAGGAGTCCAAAAGAATAGAG GTTTCTATTATGGAGAATGTTTACTGGAAGGAATTACTACTTCTTGTTGCTGTCTGGGTCATAATACTTGCATTGCAGATCGCGAAG AATTATACGACAACTTGTTCAGCAGAATATTGGGTATTAAATCTCTTGCAG ATCCCCGTGGCTTTGGGAGTATCTACGTACGAGGCAGTTAACCTGTACAAGGGCCATAGAGTGATTGAATCCATGGAAGAATCAGGCACAGATTGGAAGGTCCGTCAGCTTTTTCTTTATTGTGGCGGTGGAATCACAGCTGGTATAGTTGGTGGATTGCTTGGTCTTGGTGGTGGTTTCATTTTAGGCCCTCTTTTTCTTGAGCTGGGACTCCCACCTCAG GTGTCAAGTGCCACTGCCACATTTGCCATGACATTTTCTGCATCAATGTCCGTTGTCGAGTACTATCTCCTCAAACGTTTTCCAGTTCCCTATG CTCTGTACTTTGCTCTCGTGGCCAGCTTGTCTGCCCTGGTAGGGCAACATGTGGTGAGAAAGGTGATTAGTGTATTAGGGAGAGCATCCATAATTGTCTTCATTCTAGCCTCCACAATCTTTGTGAGTGCAATATCACTAG GTGGGGTTGGGATAGCGAGTATGGTTGAAAAGATTGAGAACAAAGAGTACATGGGATTTGAAAACATATGCACTTATGATGCCTAG
- the LOC139187817 gene encoding uncharacterized protein, with protein MERYYKKQCLNPTLNILGSPSPSNIPSSPPPPSNIPRSPPSNIPSRSQQSEATELDEILANLPADPAHRRRILDYPPNYREAIRRHYLQIDPCQPRDHIMPRKVSDNRCFIIHWFDKFKWLEYSISKNAAFCRYCYLFKCDFDQMGSTGSDVFTEIGFTNWKKGPENLRVHEGGVGSLHNKVVQQARDLMTEKQHIETFVIKQTDEARINYRTLLSASLECTRWLLGQGLPFRGHDESLKSSNRGNYLELIQFLSKHNEQVRKVVFENAPKNLKYTSSDIQKDLVRACAIETVDAITKDMEGAFFSLLVDGARDSSTKEQMAVVLRCVNKKGEAIEKFLGVQHVSSTTSSSLEEAIERLFATTNLSMSKLRGQGYDGASNMKGELNGLKTKILNKYPQAFYIHCFAHQLQLALVFVAKENEDVANFFINASSLVNLIGSSCKRRDAFREKQQEQIQKTLDLGNLEMGKGLNQEMSLIRPCDTRWNSHYGTIVSIIVMFEVVVEVVEWIKSDRNQDNLGEATRLFKDIQTFDFAFHLFLMRLILGITNELSQALQKKDQDIVNAMALVEVCKQRLQSLRDDDFGDLLHDVEKFCEEHDIIVPNMEDLHFVLGKSRRKAPKITNFHYYRVDLYFQVLDMQLKELNDRFNEVNTELLLCMACLSPVNNFASFDKAKIIRLAQLYPQDFDRMDLMNLPIQLDNYIHDMKMHSEFSSLRGISDLAKELVKTGRCENYMLVYKLLTLALVLPVATASVERAFSAMKIVKTPLLNKIGDQWLSDSMLVYIEKDVFSFIDN; from the coding sequence atggaacgatactataagaaacaatgtTTAAATCCTACTTTAAACATTTTGGGTAGTCCTTCTCCTTCAAATATACCGAgtagtcctcctcctccttcaaatattccaagaagtcctccttcaaatattccaagtaGGTCACAACAAAGTGAGGCCACTGAGTTGGATGAAATATTGGCTAATCTTCCTGCAGACCCTGCACATAGACGTCGAATTCTTGATTATCCACCTAATtatcgtgaagcaattcgtagaCACTATCTCCAAATTGATCCTTGTCAACCTAGAGACCACATCATGCCAAGAAAGGTTAGCGACAATCGATGTTTTATCATCCATTGGTTTGATAAGTTTAAgtggttggagtatagtataTCAAAAAATGCTGCATTTTGCCGTTATTGTTATCTTTTCAAATGTGATTTTGATCAAATGGGTAGCACTGGAAGTGATGTCTTCACTGAGATAGGGTTTACAAATTGGAAGAAAGGACCTGAAAATCTTCGAGTCCATGAGGGAGGTGTTGGAAGTCTTCATAATAAAGTTGTACAGCAAGCTAGAGATTTGATGACAGAAAAACAACACATTGAAACATTTGTGATTAAGCAAACCGATGAAGCTCGTATTAATTATCGTACTTTATTGAGTGCCTCACTTGAGTGCACAAGATGGTTGTTGGGACAAGGTTTGCCTTTTCGTGGCCACGATGAATCGTTGAAATCAAGCAATAGGGGCAATTATTTAGAGCTTATACAATTTCTTTCCAAGCATAATGAACAAGTTAGGAAGGTTGTGTTTGAGAATGCTCCCAAGAATCTTAAGTATACTTCTTCCGATATTCAAAAAGATCTTGTCCGTGCTTGTGCCATTGAAACTGTAGATGCAATCACTAAAGATATGGAAGgtgcatttttttctcttttggttgatgGAGCACGTGATTCTTCAACTAAAGAGCAAATGGCAGTGGTATTGCGTTGTGTGAACAAAAAAGGAGAAGCAATTGAAAAGTTTTTGGGTGTTCAACATGTCTCCTCTACAACTAGTAGCTCGCTTGAAGAGGCCATTGAGAGATTGTTTGCTACAACAAATTTGAGTATGTCCAAGTTACGAGGACAAGGCTATGATGGAGCTAGCAATATGAAAGGTGAGTTAAATGGtcttaaaacaaagattttgaaCAAATACCCTCAAGCATTTTATATTCATTGTTTTGCACACCAACTCCAACTAGCTCTTGTATTCGTGGCAAAGGAAAATGAGGATGTTgccaatttcttcatcaatgctAGTAGTTTGGTGAATCTTATTGGATCATCGTGTAAGCGTCGTGATGCATTTAGAGagaaacaacaagaacaaattcAGAAAACTCTTGATCTTGGTAATCTTGAAATGGGTAAAGGGTTAAATCAAGAAATGAGTCTCATACGTCCATGTGATACACGGTGGAACTCGCATTATGGTACTATAGTTAGTATTATTGTTATGTTTGAAGTCGTGGTGGAGGTGGTTGAATGGATTAAAAGTGATCGCAACCAAGATAACCTCGGTGAAGCAACTAGGTTATTCAAAGACATACAAACTTTTGATTTTGCATTTCACCTTTTCTTGATGAGACTTATATTGGGAATTACAAATGAGTTATCACAAGCATTGCAAAAGAaagatcaagatattgtgaatgcGATGGCGTTAGTGGAAGTATGCAAGCAAAGACTACAATCCTTGAGAGATGATGACTTTGGGGACTTGCTTCATGATGTAGAAAAGTTTTGTGAGGAGCATGATATTATCGTTCCTAACATGGAGGATTTGCATTTTGTACTTGGAAAATCAAGGCGTAAagctccaaaaatcacaaacttcCATTACTACCGTGTAGATCtctattttcaagtccttgatATGCAACTAAAAGAGTTGAATGATCGCTTCAATGAGGTAAACACCGAGTTACTTCtttgtatggcatgtttgagtccggtgaataattttgcatcttttgacaAAGCAAAAATTATTCGTTTAGCCCAACTTTATCCTCAAGATTTTGATCGTATGGACCTCATGAATCTTCCAATTCAACTTGACAATTACATTCATGATATGAAGATGCATAGTGAGTTTTCATCATTGAGAGGAATTAGTGATCTTGCAAAAGAGTTAGTGAAGACCGGGAGGTGTGAAAATTATATGTTAGTGTATAAACTTCTTACATTGGCTTTGGTGTTACCGGTTGCAACCGCTTCGGTGGAGAGagctttttctgctatgaagattgtgaaaacaccattACTTAACAAAAtaggagatcaatggttgagtgatagcatgcttgtttacattgagaaagatgtattttcttttattgataATTAG
- the LOC139187816 gene encoding uncharacterized protein — translation MRREDEESEEKVQVRRNKQNRAAAMVCQPTEEQPQWGGSIAGRSYKPRNRAMTHANMMNNYFNLNSVYTEEDFRRRFRMRCHVFERLLHDVQQVNPYFGQKQDRASCPSFSPHQKVTVALRMMAYSSPANSMDETHGMSESTCLDTLEQFCDTIVQVYKDEYLREPNQEDLNRLFRKAEDRGLPGMIGSLDCMHCD, via the coding sequence atgagacgagaagatgaggagtctgaagaaaaagttcaagtaaggcgcaacaaacaaaacagagcagcagccatggtgtgtcagccaactgaggaacaacctcaatggggtggctctaTTGCTGGTCGCTCAtacaaaccacgaaacagagCGATGACACATGCCAAtatgatgaacaactacttcaacctcaactcagtgtacacagaagaggatttcagacgTCGCTTCCGGATGAGGTGTCATGTCTTCGAGCGTTTACTTCATGATGTCCAACAGGTCAATCCGTACTTTGGACAAAAGCAAGACAGAGCAAGCTGCCCcagtttctcacctcatcagaaggttactGTTGCACTCCGAATGATGGCCTATAGCTCCCcagctaattcgatggatgaaactcatggtatgtctgagtctacatgccttgatactcttgaacaattttgtgacacaattgttcaggtttacaaagacgagtacctccgcgagccaaatcaagaagatctaAATCGGCTCTTTCGCAAAGCTGAAGACCGTGGGCTTccgggcatgatagggtcattagactgcatgcattgcGATTGA
- the LOC139188156 gene encoding uncharacterized protein → MEATEEQGAEILHRILPPRLEDAGLEDCALPPDSIKEAFLKAATAVKSSIFTSDEDEESFEDCVNDPWPDLKDRTGELVGAEPETRSAGPCGEEEKGDKVIVGGEDVRDGGGDRDCVDGLAGLEIGEKVKKGEEEEKDGGGGPILVGGYV, encoded by the coding sequence atGGAGGCCACCGAGGAACAAGGAGCTGAGATACTGCACCGCATCCTCCCGCCGCGTCTCGAAGACGCCGGCCTCGAAGACTGCGCGCTCCCGCCGGATTCCATCAAGGAAGCCTTCCTCAAAGCCGCCACGGCCGTCAAGTCCTCGATCTTCACTTCCGACGAAGACGAAGAATCCTTCGAAGATTGCGTCAATGACCCCTGGCCGGACCTGAAGGATCGGACCGGCGAGCTGGTCGGAGCCGAGCCGGAGACTCGGTCGGCGGGACCGTGCGGCGAGGAGGAGAAAGGGGATAAGGTGATCGTTGGAGGTGAAGATGTGAGAGATGGCGGCGGAGATAGGGATTGTGTGGATGGATTGGCGGGATTAGAGATCGGAGAGAAGGTGAAGAAGGGtgaggaggaagagaaagatGGTGGAGGAGGACCAATTTTGGTAGGAGGTTATGTTTGA